Part of the Sciurus carolinensis chromosome 7, mSciCar1.2, whole genome shotgun sequence genome, aaaaatgaagagcTCTTAGATAATAATTTTATGTCTCAAGGAATAGCATTCCACTTCTTCCTGCTGCCTGGCATCCTTAACCACCATCAAACCCCAAACATTGGAAACAGAAGTTAAATTAATGTCACAAGAAGAAAAGCCTTGATTCATATTCTGGTTCCTGAATCTTCCTAACATGTCTTCAGCATTTCATAAGTTGAATGATATTTTAAGATGATTTACCACTAGACACCTAGTAGATGATCAATGGataattttttatgcttttttgttttattttttattttttaatttctttttagatatgcctgacagcagagtgtattttgacatattatagaCACATttagtataacttattctacttaggatcccattcttgaggttgtacgtgatgtggagtttctcTGGTGATGTATTCAACAATGGATAATTTTTGAgaactttcatttaaaatgtttacccAGAGACGAATGAGGACTTAAGCCTAGGGTTGATTGGTTTCTTCCCTAGGAACTGtccaatcctaaaattcataggaGATTTCCTAGTTTTCATCTCTGTGAAGTGAAGCATCAGGTCAATTGGTAGCAGCTGTGCTGAATGCCAAGTGCTTTTGTTAAATTGCTTTTGTTCCAAGTTTGGAACGATGACTGTGATGACCCCCAGGAACCCTTGGAGAGAAACTGGAGTTGTGATGGTGGTTTTCATGGTGCTGAGGACTCCCATGGCTCACAGAAGAGATACCCCAAGTAAGTGCAAGACAGTTGCTATTCAGAGGCCAGATTTGGAAACTTTTTCTTGGGGGCTTTGGGGCTTAAGCTTGGGTCTGTTGTATTTTCAACAAACCACAGGTAGAATTTAGAAAGACTCCTACCAGAGTCCAGATTTCTCCTTCTTAGAGTTTTGCTAGATTCCTTTTTCTCAACCTCTGCAGTGGAAGGGAGGCTAATTTCTCTAAAGGACTTTGGGATCTCAGAattggaagaaaaagacaaagtacATGTCCACACCCAGTACAAAATGCAAATGAGGTACTTAAGAAGCATCAggtaaattaaaagaactggCCACTCTGGGGACTTTCTGGGCCCAAAAGTATTCATCTATTTCGAGGCTTGGGTTTAGAGAAATTCAAGACAGTTATGGTCCCTGGACCTTCAATACCTGAAGAGCACTATTACCCATGCCTTGCGGGTAAGCAGTGGGGTCATGGAGATGACACTGTGGGACTTGGGAGGAAGAATGGGATAAGGATAGGCAGTGATAGTTACTAATTCTGGGTTAATTAGGAACTTCTAGTATTGATGTGAATGGGGGCTATGACaatagtgaaagaaaaagaattgatatttattttgcaCCCACGAAATCCCAAGCCTTGTAGTGATAGTGTTACATCATCTGTCTCACTTAGTCTTtctaaaatatacacacatacaaatcgAAGACTCTGGGgtaaaaattattctatttttacacTAATTATTAGGAAAATCATACAACACAAAcattacaaaacacacacatataaaaagaattacaaagaaatatCCAAATAGTCACTAGATAGTTTAAACATATGTGAATACTACCAACACCCCAAATGACTCCTGTGTGCTTCTTTCCAATCATACCCATTTTCACTTTCCAGAAATAAGTACTATTATGACTCTTATAATCCTAATTTTTTTGCTTGTTATAGTTAGCATGTATTTGAATGTATCCTTAATCTATAGATTAGTATTTCCCCCTCTAAATGTTCTATAAATGCTGtattctttcttgcttcttttgcTAAATATTATGTGTGAGAAAACTTGCCACAAATCTTTGATGTAACATTCATCCATTTTGTTGTTGGGTagtatattccattttatgaaggCATAGCAATGTACTTAACCTGTTCTTATGTGAATAGACATTTGGGCTGTTCTTACTTAAAAATGTATCCTGAAACATTTGGGTCTGCATTCCTCTAGACTGGAATATATTCTTAGATTGGAATTAATGGGTCAAAAGGTCTACCTATCTTCAACTTGACAATGTCCAACTATTATTCAAATTAGTTGTTTCATGAGCTGTTCATAGGAAAATCCAATTCTTGATGGCTTTTTGGTATCTTAGACTAGTTAATGTTTCCCTGTCTCTTGAGGGTGTAGTGGTATGTCACTTGAGTGTGTAGTGGtatgtatttttgatttgcatttctttgattaccaatgaaaaccagcaaattTGCAAGTTCATTGTCCACTggtatttattctgtttttaatttgttctttttagatatacatgacaggagagtgtattttgacatacatacatggagtgtaactctAATTAGgatctaattaggatcccattcttgtggttgtacacaatgtggagtttcactgtggatacctgaacataggaaagttatgtttgatttattctactgtttttcctattcctgtccctccttccttccattcattcccctttgtctgatccactaaacttctattcttccccatatttatctttttcttatttattttaaaaagataaaaataggctggggttgtggctcagtgatagagtgcttgcctagcacttgggaggcactggatttgatctccagcaccacataaagaaacaaaatgaacaaaataaaggtattgtgtccatctacaactgaaaacaattttttaaaaaagataaaaatatattttgaatcaaGCCCATCATTAGTacatgctttgcaaatatttgtaCTTTTTGGCTTAACTCTTTTAATGATATCTTTTGTTGAGCAGAAGctgttaattttaatgaattgaaTTTATCAGTCTTCTTTATGTGCTTTTAATGATTTAAGAAATCTGTCACAACTCCAACATCATGAagatattctctaattttatcTCCTAATAGATTTGTAGCATTTCATTAATACTTTGGTCTATGTTATATGTGGTGCAAAAAATATGCCCAATTTCTACTCCCTCTTCTGATGTACATCCATTTATTAGAACATCATTCATTAACAAAGGTAATCATTCCTCACTAACCTACAGTGTCACCCCTGTtgtaaatttattctaaataaatgcatgaaacttattttggaatatattatGCTGTCTATTTGTCTATGTCTGTGCCAATTACATGGTTTTTAACTACCATCTTTACCTTATATACCTTTATtgcattttagaatcagcttgtaaagttttaagtaataaaaaaattgGTAGGAATTTTAAATGATATCCACAGAATCTATAAGATCATTTGGGATAATGTCATCTTCATAATATTGTCTTACAATTCATGTACAggtgtatctttttatttatttaggaccCTTTTAAAGTATCTCATAAAAGTTCATTATTTCCCTTTTAGAattctcatatatttttataagaccTATTTATAATTTCTCATGCCATTATAAATggtataattaaatttttatttcacatttgttaCTGATGtatatctagaatatttaaaaattgatcttGTACTTAGCCATTTGCTGAACTCTCCCttactttaaattcttttggTTAGTGTTTAGGATTTTCATTATTTACAGATCCAGCGTTTGAAAATGCTGGCAATTTTGTTTCTACATTGCAAACattattccatgatttttcttgTTTGACAGTTTTATATTCTACTATAAATGCTCAAGGCAGGATTTGAAGTAGAGAAATCACTTCATTCATCCTGGGAATAAAAATTCAGCAGATTTTATTTAGTCACTGGTCTGTGTTGTTatgttcctttattccctgtgtctCTCCAAACCAAGCACAGGGTTGGTGGGGGTGCAAGCCTGAGCTAAATCTAACGTGTCCTGGTTCTCCTACAGAGGATTTCGTGTACCAGTTTAAGGGCACCTGCTACTTCACCAATGGGACTCAGCGAGTAAGGCTTGTGGCCAGACAAATTTACAACAAGGAGGAGATCCTGCGCTTTGACAGTGATGTGGGGGTGTTCGTAGCTGTAACAGAGCTGGGGCTGTCAAGTGCCAAGAGCTGGAATGCCCAGAAGGACCTCCTTGCTGAGTATCGGGCCCACGTAGACACCTTGTGCAGACACAATTATTACCAGACGGCTTCCTTCACTGTTCAGCGGAGAGGTGAGTTTAGGACCCATAAAGGTGTGCTCACCTCTGAACTAGAGTGGAAGGCCTGTGGGGAAGGCGACTTTTGTAGTTTGTGACTCCTAGGATTTGGGTAAGATTGGGAGGGCATTTGAATTCAAGAAAAAATTGTTGAAAGACTTGGCAGGAGAGAGTTGGGAgagtgtgttaatcagctttgaGTTGCTGTAAATAAAATGCTTGAGATGATTAACTTAAAtagaggagaggtttattttgattcacagtttagtccatgattggttgaTACCACTGTTTTTGAGCCTGTGGTGAAGTAGCACAACATAGTGGGGAAATACGGAAGAGAAAAGAATTGTCAGGTGATTTCATTCTGTGAACATCACAgagtatatttaaagaaagataacTAGGACATTACTAGGCAGAATAATCTTAAGGCACCATGGTGGTATGTGCATTGctgacatatatatttataaagtggaaaattttacttatttttccatttaaaaatcaacatataatatTGATACTTATTATGAGATACAGTGTTGTAATTCAACACAATATGCTATGGTCAAATTGGGGAGATTGGCATTTCCATTTCctgaatattatcatttttatgtattggCAACCCAAACTGTTCTTCTCTAGTTATTACAAAGTGTGTAATTATTGTAGActagggatggggttgtggcttagtggtagagtgcttgcccaccATGcctgaggcactgagtttgatcctcagcagcacataaaaataaatacataaatgtattgtgtccatctacaactaaaaaaaaattaaaaacaaattactgTAGACTATACTTGCTATATAATGTTATAAGTTCTCCCCTCCAAGTAGGTTTGGTTTCCATTATCCACCCTCTCACTATTCCTTTCCTAGGCTTCAGTGACCTCTGTTCTACCCTCTAATTCTATgtgatcaactttttttttaatcttccacaAATGGGTGAAACTTTTGATATTTGTGAACATTAATTAATCTGTGCTACTTTCTCCACTTTAGTATCAAAGGAGGGACTTAAGCCTATGGTGAGACTCTTTGCTGCCTTAacctctgactttcttttttgttgttattcatcCTAGTGGAGCCTGTTGTCACCATCTCTCCAGCCAGGACAGAGCCCCTGAACCACCACAATCTGCTGATCTGCTCCGTGGCAAATTTTTATCCACGACAAGTTAAAGTCAGATGGTTCCGgaataaagaggaagagactTCTGGAGTTGTGTCCACACCACTTATTCAGAATGGGGATTGGACCTATCAGATTCTGGTGATGCTGGAAGTAATACCCCGGCATGGAGATGTCTACACTTGCCATGTGGAgcaccccagcctccagagccccatCACAGTAGAATGGTGTAAGGGTTACTTCATTGATACCAGAAGTTGAAAGCAGCAAGGGCAGGGAGGACTTTGGGCCTTGTGGGCATGGGGTCCctccttttctttgctgtgttgTACATGTTCATACCTCCTCTCCTACAAAACTCCTGGTATCATTTCTGTGCTGAGTCATGGAGGCCTGAGATCCTATTGTCTCAAGTCAAAAGGCACGAGATAGTTTTCTTCCCAAGATATTTTTGCCTTATGCAACCTGATCCCCAGGCTGTGGTTCAGCTTGGCAGTGTATCTTCTGAAGTGGTGAAATTCTGGGCTTTGACATTAAGGCTGGTGTTTGGAGATGGTCGGTGGATTTTCAGATAGACCTACCCTGGGGACCCACTTTCTCCTTCCCCAAACCCTCATCCACCTGCACTGTTCCCCTGGGGTCTCTGCATGCCCTTTACCCTCCTCTATTCGGTGATGGAGCACCTCTGTCTCTTATATCCTGGATTGGACTCCAGGCTTCCTGATGAGGACTCTGTGGGATCTGGGGACAGTCACTGATGCACAGGTTTCTACTCCCCAGGGGCACTGTCAGAATCTGCCCAGAGCAAGATGCTGAGTGGAATTGGGAGTTTTGTGCTGGGGCTGATCTTTCTTGGCTTGGGCCTTATTGTCCACCTTTGGAATAAGAAAGGTAAGTCACCTTTGGAGAAAATGGGGAACAGGGATGCTAGGACTAAGTTTTTCTGTTGTAGCTTTTCTTATCTAATCCCAGATAAGAACTCTTGTCCCAGGTTAAGTTTGCTTCATCACAGGGGCCAGTGGTGGAGGGTTATTTTTAGACAGAGAAGAGAAGCTCTCATTCCATCCTTACCTATGCCAGGCAGTGAACATATGACTTCCTTAAAGATGCagtctctggggctggggagatagctcagctggtggagtgcttgccttgcaagcataaggccctgggttcgatccccagcaaaaaagaaaaaaaaaaaaaaagatgcagtctCTGTTCACTACTTGAAGTGACTGACTCAGTGACTTTGGGGTGATCTCCCTTCATGACAGTGAATCCTTGGTGCATATAGACTGGAGTAGAAGAGAGAGCAATCTGAacattcttctcattttcttttggagGTTGAGATAAAGAGACAGAAGCACCTCTTCCTTTGCCCAGGTTAAGGAGcttttctttacctttctcttttcattcttgcTAGTGATAGAACAACCCAACTCCACCCACAAGATCCCTATTCCTCTTGCCCAGAACTGTGACACACACATGATAGAAAAAGGAGTTGGCTGGGTTTGACTAGACATCCTAACATGCTTCAGTTACTTTGTTCTTGGCTTCATGCCACACTCCTTCTTATGTGAGTTCATTTGGGGGAAAAGTCTGGAACATTTCTTGTAGTCTCTGCAGGAAACTGCAGGTATTTTTCTCCAGAACAACACCCATCAATTCAGTGAGGTTTGCATGATGCTCCAAGATCCCCAGATTACAGAGTGCTGTTGAGCTTGATGTTAGGCGAGATGACAGGAGGTTATAGTTCTTACCTGTCCAGTTAAGTCTGTGACCTGTACTTCACCAAAGCATTTAGACTGGTGATGGAACCAAGGCTTTCTTCCACATGCCCCTGCAGAAGCTTTGTGTTCACTTGAGCATAGTATTCTCTTTAATCAGATACCAGGAGAGATGGTGAGGAGTTGGTGGGGTACAAGATTAACCTTAGTGTTCTGAGAAAGGCCCCAGTGGGTGGTGGGCAGGGGGGCTGACTTTCTTTAGGGATTTAACTTATGactgtttcttctctctccttcaggGTTCATGCACTGATTccaaatgtttttcttcctgttaTCCCTTTTCCTTGGTCTTCTGTTGTCTTCACCCTTGTGCACAGTTCCTAGCCTCCCTTCTCTCAGGCCCACGAGGAAGCCACCTCTACCCTCCCTGTCCCCCATCAAGGCCTGAGTCCTTATGTGCCTGAGCAGCAGATGCCAGGTCTTCTTCTTGTTCTGGTCTTTTTTGAATTTCTGTCTGTGATTGCTTTCCACCCCAACGCTGGAAGCTTTGCTCCCTGTGCTGCCTGCTACATCTGTTTGGGCTATgagtattttcaaaatgtttctgaTCTTGTTCTCTGTCTGAATTAAATGTTGAACTcttttatctttcaattttttttttcaaaattaaatagatTTGTGAGTCCCTTGTGTTTCTGATTCTGATTGAGTAAAAATGGTGGTGGGAGATTCTGATAAAGGATGGACCAGATTCTAGAGGATTAGTTCAAAGGTGAGGAGACTAGAGGAAGTCATGGGTTCCCATAACTGGTCTAATTCAGGTGCCATGTAAGAATGTGAAAAGGTGTGAAAACGTTCAATTGTCCATTATCTGGGGGCTTGGAAGTTGGGATTGTGTGCAGCAGTCTTTCTTGGCTTCTATGCAGTCCAATTAGTTTTACATATTTGAGCTATTGGAATTATTTTTGTGCCAGTCTTGTTACCTAACAATACCTACCACTATAAATTAACCAACCCGGCCCCACAAATATCTTCTGGCATGTTGACTGTGTACATGGAGGCAAAAAGACAATGATCATGGATTGCATCTGAACTACCAGATTATATGTTTGCCAGTGGGggttttattagaaaataatatgttGACTGCATATGGAAACTCTActatcttaaggaaaaaaatttttggtttctaattaaaaatttcttaagtgAATTTGGCTTCTGAAAAATGCTTAGATCAAGGACTAAAATGAGattgttttctcccttttctcttagctccctcctttctctctgacCTTTTCCTCCCGTCTTCACTCTCTTCTCTcatgtccttctttttctttctactgtctCATTAtcatagcatttttatttctatctgaAGGACCCTCTCTTAATATTAGATGGTTTTTCTAACTTTCTTCCATTTGTATTCCTCCATGAATTTCTCTctcatgtcttttatttattgtctACCTTAGAATGTATGtctacctgtttttttttttttttcctcaatccATCCATTGGCCTGTGTGCTCATGGTTATTTCTTTCTGTCATTCTATGGTTGATTATCTTTTTCCTTG contains:
- the LOC124988813 gene encoding HLA class II histocompatibility antigen, DQ beta 1 chain-like, with amino-acid sequence MTVMTPRNPWRETGVVMVVFMVLRTPMAHRRDTPKDFVYQFKGTCYFTNGTQRVRLVARQIYNKEEILRFDSDVGVFVAVTELGLSSAKSWNAQKDLLAEYRAHVDTLCRHNYYQTASFTVQRRVEPVVTISPARTEPLNHHNLLICSVANFYPRQVKVRWFRNKEEETSGVVSTPLIQNGDWTYQILVMLEVIPRHGDVYTCHVEHPSLQSPITVEWWALSESAQSKMLSGIGSFVLGLIFLGLGLIVHLWNKKGFMH